A region of the Salvia splendens isolate huo1 chromosome 11, SspV2, whole genome shotgun sequence genome:
AAGAGGAGCTCATTGGAGCTGTGTCCGAGCTCAAGGAGAAGGGCCAGCATGTCCTAACAATGCAACATGAACTAACCAACGCACAGTTAAAATTCTCTGAGGCTGAGGCTGTGGTGGGAAAGATTGTAGATCTCACTAATGAAGTAGTTCTATCACTCAATGACCAAGGATACTACACACTAATCCCGACTGTTAAGGACAACCATGGTTTGTCATCTCCTTTGCTAGACAGGCCACCTGATAGCTCCAAGTGGCAGGTGAAGCAACTTGAAACTGAACTCGAGTTCACACGAGAAACCCTGAGAGCAAAGGAAATGGAAGTTCTTGCAGCAAATAAGGATCTCATAACGAAAGACGAGGAGCTAAACGTGGCTATCAGAAAACTAGATGCTAAAGAGAAGGAAATAGCAAAACTGAGAGAGGGAGTTATGCAGGATACAGATCTGAAACAGTTGTATGCATTATCACAGGAGATAATTGGTGAGAAAGGCGTGGGTGAAGTTGCAATTGAGAAACTGCAATTAGAAGCAGCTCAACTCGAAGTCGAAGCTGCAACAACTGCACTAGAGAGAATCACAGAATTGAGTAGGCAGCTTCTGCACCAAGCTGGTCTGAGCATCGAGGCCGAGAATGACATCCTCCTGCGAGACGATGATTCTGAGGAGTGTCCGGTGGAAGTCAAGGACGAAGTATCACGGCTTCTCAGTTTAACTGAGGATCTAGTGAAAGATGCAAGTATGAATTTATTGACTTAATAGAGGCTTAGTATGTCTAACCCATTCTTTTAATTCCAGTGGACTGTTCTCTCAATGTATCTtgtaattgtgttttttttttttctaaaactgttgtggtttttatttttgttaatataCATGTACCAatccttttttctattttgggaaatGGTGTTTATATAAGATTTTGTGCGTCTTGGTAGTGAATTGCCAAGGAAATACAACACTTTATCCAAGCAAGGTTTCCGGAGCGTAGTGATAGAGTGTGATTATTGTCGAAGAACAAAAGTCTATCATCAATATCTCTAAACTGTTTGTTTAACTATCAAAACAATTTCGCTTTCAAAAAAGCGAAGTCCATGGTGATGGCATTTTTTGggtatattaatttttcaaCAATCCTATTTCAAATATCCTTTACACATTCGCAAAGCTTTAAATTGAACGATAATGTAAAGCAAGACtacaaataagaaaagaaaagaaaagccATCCATCCCATCGGCAAGTCTATTTACACAGTAACAAAGTCGACTTCCTATATTTTGCTATTTCAGAAAGAGAAATTGATGTACAGCTACTATGCAGAGTTCATGATTGGTTTTTGGTAAAGAAACCATCACCTGAAAATGTTAGCCACCTTCGGCGCCTGCCACGCTGCGTTACCATTTCCGCTGCTGTCGCCCGCGACTGCACCCTGTCGGACGTCACCTTTCTGACCATCGTTTTGGAACAGAGGATCCTTTCCCTTCAACCTCCCTCTCCCAACTTTCTTCCCAACAAGAAGTCCCATTTTCATGGCTGTAAATAACCCCAAAGCAATCAATAGTGGCCTCACAGCCCAGTGGAAGTCCTCGACATGTTGATACTTCTTCACCAACCCAGGGGAGGTCTCGAACGAGACGAGCTCGATCTCAGCTGGATCGCCGAGGAAACTCATGTCCTCTCTCCCTATGCTCAGCCTGCTGGGAAACTTCACAACGAGGCACCCATTCGGCAGCACTTGACAAATCCGTCCAGGCGCCCAGTCACCACCTCTTCTACGAAGCCAATCGAACCGTGGGCTGAAGACGCTCGACTTAAGCTTCACGAACTGCCCAACACAGTAAGGTTTTGCCATCTCAAACTGTGTATACACACCCTTCAATAGGGTCTCCAGTCCTATAAATGCAACAGCTACACTTCCATCACGGTTTATTGAGTGAAGGACACCAACGGGCGAGtgcttcttctcttctttcttcagGCGGACCCAGTCGCCTGCAGCCAATCCGAATGTGACCCGTTCGAGTGTAGAGACATGAACTCGTAGTGGATCATGAACTCCATGCACCCTAACAAGAACATATCCATCTTGATCTGTATCCCTTTCCAAACCCACCACAGACCCTTCGGGCACATCCATATTTTTTGGGCTGCACGAGTTCATGGCTTTCCTAGAACGGACCACATCACCGACTTGCAGGTGATCCTTTGCGAGGAACCATTCTGTATACCCACCGCCACCTGGTTTGTCTCTGATCATTCTACTTCCGAGACCTGTTGAGCTTCCATCTAGAGAAACTGCATTCTGCGAACTACAAATTCATATAAAAGTTTAGTCAAACGCAATAGAATAGCAGATGTATTTGACAGCTAACAAAGTAGAATACGATTATGTCATGGTTAACACGTCCCCGTCTCAATGAGTATGACCATTAGATGTTTTTTAGCAATAAACTTAAAACTTGCATCAAGAATCAAAAAAGGATACCTCTTGAAAGCATGTAAAATATCTGCCATCACAGGGCGGCTCCTAAAGTCGTACTCAAAACAACCAACAATGACATTCTCAACTGCAGGAGGGAGGCCGCTGGGAATATGAGGTTTTTCTTGCTTTGTTACGACTAACTTGTATATCTCCTCAACTGATTTACCACTCCACGGCTGTATACCAGTTAACATCTCCAATATACTGCAACCAAATCCCCACGAATCAGTCTCAACAGATATGGGACCTCTTACTTCCGGCTGCCATTGTTCCGGAGCCATATAGGCCGGACTCCCAAGTCTTCGAGCCATGTCTGTGCTGGGAAATAAAACCCCTAACAACACATAAGGGATACCAATATCCCCAATAATTGCCCCATCATTTCTATTTAACAAGAAATTGTAAGGTTTGAGGTTGAGAATAAGGATCCCTTTTGCATGCAGGTCCATTATTCCTTGAGCCAGATCCACTCCATACCTGTAAGCATATCATCACACCCCAAGTAAGTA
Encoded here:
- the LOC121755753 gene encoding E3 ubiquitin-protein ligase KEG-like yields the protein MAGQVVAKRPASPFDFVMVDGESGDVSTLSAPSDQMTPWIDPTAIKLRHRIGRGAFGDVWLATHHRSSEDHDEYHEVAVKMLHPVKEENIRDVLNRLSDLIFKCQGLDTVCLLYGLSVINNRICIVMQFYEGSLGDKMARLIGGKLSLGDVLRYGVDLAQGIMDLHAKGILILNLKPYNFLLNRNDGAIIGDIGIPYVLLGVLFPSTDMARRLGSPAYMAPEQWQPEVRGPISVETDSWGFGCSILEMLTGIQPWSGKSVEEIYKLVVTKQEKPHIPSGLPPAVENVIVGCFEYDFRSRPVMADILHAFKSSQNAVSLDGSSTGLGSRMIRDKPGGGGYTEWFLAKDHLQVGDVVRSRKAMNSCSPKNMDVPEGSVVGLERDTDQDGYVLVRVHGVHDPLRVHVSTLERVTFGLAAGDWVRLKKEEKKHSPVGVLHSINRDGSVAVAFIGLETLLKGVYTQFEMAKPYCVGQFVKLKSSVFSPRFDWLRRRGGDWAPGRICQVLPNGCLVVKFPSRLSIGREDMSFLGDPAEIELVSFETSPGLVKKYQHVEDFHWAVRPLLIALGLFTAMKMGLLVGKKVGRGRLKGKDPLFQNDGQKGDVRQGAVAGDSSGNGNAAWQAPKVANIFR